A single Scleropages formosus chromosome 4, fSclFor1.1, whole genome shotgun sequence DNA region contains:
- the fbxo9 gene encoding F-box only protein 9 isoform X4 gives MAEGENNSAGVLGEEEEEEESENAGDSDFLWMSELKPTSGSSGSQKGPLRYADLKKKQDLAREEQARELFLKAVEEERNGAVYEAIKYYRRAMQLVPDIEFKINYCRTPDPDGVGSNYMVENEGHGEVADLLANFQQQLILQDMSQKICEPEVEMTQTHISALPLEVMMYIFRWVVSSELDLRALEQLSLVCRGFYVCARDPEIWRSACLRVWGRTCTKIVPFNSWREMFLERPRVRFDGVYISKTSYIRQGEESLDGFYRAWHQVEYYRYLRFFPDGQVMMLTTPEDPLVTVPRLRSRNCRIDSVLFGHYRLSQDTDNQTKVFVVVSKRKEEQKVAEYQKTRFCRRNLTPEPERSFHVGLQLSSGGRQRFNKLVWIHHSCHITYRSTGETVITAFDMDKMYTPFFFARVKSYTAVSERPL, from the exons ATG GCAGAAGGTGAGAACAACTCAGCTGGGGTTttaggagaagaggaggaagaagaggagagtgAAAATGCAGGGGACTCTGATTTCCTT TGGATGTCAGAACTGAAGCCCACCTCAGGGTCAAGTGGATCACAGAAAGGACCCTTGCGATATGCAGACTTGAAGAAGAAGCAAGATCTGGCACGAGAAGAGCAG GCCAGAGAGTTGTTCCTTAAAGCAGTGGAGGAAGAGCGAAATGGAGCTGTTTATGAAG CTATTAAGTACTATCGCAGGGCAATGCAACTTGTGCCTGACATTGAATTTAAAATCAACTACTGTCGCACCCCTGATCCGGATGGAGTTGGCAGCAACTA CATGGTGGAGAATGAAGGGCATGGGGAAGTGGCCGACCTGCTGGCTAacttccagcagcagctcattCTCCAGGACATGTCTCAGAAGATATGTGAGCCAGAAGTTGAGATGACCCAAACTCACATTTCGG CTCTGCCTTTGGAAGTGATGATGTACATTTTCCGCTGGGTGGTGTCCAGTGAGCTGGATCTGCGTGCCCTGGAGCAGCTCTCTCTGGTGTGCAGGGGCTTCTATGTGTGTGCCAG GGACCCTGAGATATGGCGCTCCGCCTGTCTGCGGGTGTGGGGACGAACCTGCACTAAAATAGTGCCATTCAATTCCTGGAGGGAGATGTTTCTTGAGCGACCTCGTGTGCGCTTTGATG GTGTGTACATTAGTAAGACGTCTTACATCCGCCAAGGCGAGGAATCGCTGGACGGATTCTACCGTGCTTGGCATCAGGTTGAGTACTACAG GTACCTGCGCTTCTTCCCTGATGGCCAAGTCATGATGTTGACCACGCCAGAGGACCCTCTTGTCACTGTTCCTCGCTTGAGAAGCAGAAACTGCAG AATTGATTCGGTCCTGTTTGGTCACTATCGTCTGTCCCAGGACACAGACAATCAAACCaaagtttttgttgttgtttcgaAGAGAAAGGAGGAG CAGAAGGTGGCAGAGTACCAGAAGACCCGGTTCTGCCGGCGGAACCTGACACCTGAACCGGAGCGTAGCTTCCACGTCGGGCTGCAGCTGTCCTCTGGAGGGCGACAGCGCTTCAACAAGCTGGTGTGGATCCACCACTCCTGCCACATCACATACAG ATCAACCGGAGAGACGGTGATCACTGCTTTCGACATGGACAAGATGTACACTCCTTTCTTCTTCGCTCGAGTGAAGAGCTACACCGCTGTCTCGGAGAGGCCCCTGTAG
- the fbxo9 gene encoding F-box only protein 9 isoform X3: MAEGENNSAGVLGEEEEEEESENAGDSDFLLELSVFRAQWMSELKPTSGSSGSQKGPLRYADLKKKQDLAREEQARELFLKAVEEERNGAVYEAIKYYRRAMQLVPDIEFKINYCRTPDPDGVGSNYMVENEGHGEVADLLANFQQQLILQDMSQKICEPEVEMTQTHISALPLEVMMYIFRWVVSSELDLRALEQLSLVCRGFYVCARDPEIWRSACLRVWGRTCTKIVPFNSWREMFLERPRVRFDGVYISKTSYIRQGEESLDGFYRAWHQVEYYRYLRFFPDGQVMMLTTPEDPLVTVPRLRSRNCRIDSVLFGHYRLSQDTDNQTKVFVVVSKRKEEKVAEYQKTRFCRRNLTPEPERSFHVGLQLSSGGRQRFNKLVWIHHSCHITYRSTGETVITAFDMDKMYTPFFFARVKSYTAVSERPL; encoded by the exons ATG GCAGAAGGTGAGAACAACTCAGCTGGGGTTttaggagaagaggaggaagaagaggagagtgAAAATGCAGGGGACTCTGATTTCCTT CTGGAACTTAGTGTATTTCGGGCTCAGTGGATGTCAGAACTGAAGCCCACCTCAGGGTCAAGTGGATCACAGAAAGGACCCTTGCGATATGCAGACTTGAAGAAGAAGCAAGATCTGGCACGAGAAGAGCAG GCCAGAGAGTTGTTCCTTAAAGCAGTGGAGGAAGAGCGAAATGGAGCTGTTTATGAAG CTATTAAGTACTATCGCAGGGCAATGCAACTTGTGCCTGACATTGAATTTAAAATCAACTACTGTCGCACCCCTGATCCGGATGGAGTTGGCAGCAACTA CATGGTGGAGAATGAAGGGCATGGGGAAGTGGCCGACCTGCTGGCTAacttccagcagcagctcattCTCCAGGACATGTCTCAGAAGATATGTGAGCCAGAAGTTGAGATGACCCAAACTCACATTTCGG CTCTGCCTTTGGAAGTGATGATGTACATTTTCCGCTGGGTGGTGTCCAGTGAGCTGGATCTGCGTGCCCTGGAGCAGCTCTCTCTGGTGTGCAGGGGCTTCTATGTGTGTGCCAG GGACCCTGAGATATGGCGCTCCGCCTGTCTGCGGGTGTGGGGACGAACCTGCACTAAAATAGTGCCATTCAATTCCTGGAGGGAGATGTTTCTTGAGCGACCTCGTGTGCGCTTTGATG GTGTGTACATTAGTAAGACGTCTTACATCCGCCAAGGCGAGGAATCGCTGGACGGATTCTACCGTGCTTGGCATCAGGTTGAGTACTACAG GTACCTGCGCTTCTTCCCTGATGGCCAAGTCATGATGTTGACCACGCCAGAGGACCCTCTTGTCACTGTTCCTCGCTTGAGAAGCAGAAACTGCAG AATTGATTCGGTCCTGTTTGGTCACTATCGTCTGTCCCAGGACACAGACAATCAAACCaaagtttttgttgttgtttcgaAGAGAAAGGAGGAG AAGGTGGCAGAGTACCAGAAGACCCGGTTCTGCCGGCGGAACCTGACACCTGAACCGGAGCGTAGCTTCCACGTCGGGCTGCAGCTGTCCTCTGGAGGGCGACAGCGCTTCAACAAGCTGGTGTGGATCCACCACTCCTGCCACATCACATACAG ATCAACCGGAGAGACGGTGATCACTGCTTTCGACATGGACAAGATGTACACTCCTTTCTTCTTCGCTCGAGTGAAGAGCTACACCGCTGTCTCGGAGAGGCCCCTGTAG
- the fbxo9 gene encoding F-box only protein 9 isoform X1 produces the protein MAEGENNSAGVLGEEEEEEESENAGDSDFLLELSVFRAQWMSELKPTSGSSGSQKGPLRYADLKKKQDLAREEQARELFLKAVEEERNGAVYEAIKYYRRAMQLVPDIEFKINYCRTPDPDGVGSNYMVENEGHGEVADLLANFQQQLILQDMSQKICEPEVEMTQTHISALPLEVMMYIFRWVVSSELDLRALEQLSLVCRGFYVCARDPEIWRSACLRVWGRTCTKIVPFNSWREMFLERPRVRFDGVYISKTSYIRQGEESLDGFYRAWHQVEYYRYLRFFPDGQVMMLTTPEDPLVTVPRLRSRNCRIDSVLFGHYRLSQDTDNQTKVFVVVSKRKEEQKVAEYQKTRFCRRNLTPEPERSFHVGLQLSSGGRQRFNKLVWIHHSCHITYRSTGETVITAFDMDKMYTPFFFARVKSYTAVSERPL, from the exons ATG GCAGAAGGTGAGAACAACTCAGCTGGGGTTttaggagaagaggaggaagaagaggagagtgAAAATGCAGGGGACTCTGATTTCCTT CTGGAACTTAGTGTATTTCGGGCTCAGTGGATGTCAGAACTGAAGCCCACCTCAGGGTCAAGTGGATCACAGAAAGGACCCTTGCGATATGCAGACTTGAAGAAGAAGCAAGATCTGGCACGAGAAGAGCAG GCCAGAGAGTTGTTCCTTAAAGCAGTGGAGGAAGAGCGAAATGGAGCTGTTTATGAAG CTATTAAGTACTATCGCAGGGCAATGCAACTTGTGCCTGACATTGAATTTAAAATCAACTACTGTCGCACCCCTGATCCGGATGGAGTTGGCAGCAACTA CATGGTGGAGAATGAAGGGCATGGGGAAGTGGCCGACCTGCTGGCTAacttccagcagcagctcattCTCCAGGACATGTCTCAGAAGATATGTGAGCCAGAAGTTGAGATGACCCAAACTCACATTTCGG CTCTGCCTTTGGAAGTGATGATGTACATTTTCCGCTGGGTGGTGTCCAGTGAGCTGGATCTGCGTGCCCTGGAGCAGCTCTCTCTGGTGTGCAGGGGCTTCTATGTGTGTGCCAG GGACCCTGAGATATGGCGCTCCGCCTGTCTGCGGGTGTGGGGACGAACCTGCACTAAAATAGTGCCATTCAATTCCTGGAGGGAGATGTTTCTTGAGCGACCTCGTGTGCGCTTTGATG GTGTGTACATTAGTAAGACGTCTTACATCCGCCAAGGCGAGGAATCGCTGGACGGATTCTACCGTGCTTGGCATCAGGTTGAGTACTACAG GTACCTGCGCTTCTTCCCTGATGGCCAAGTCATGATGTTGACCACGCCAGAGGACCCTCTTGTCACTGTTCCTCGCTTGAGAAGCAGAAACTGCAG AATTGATTCGGTCCTGTTTGGTCACTATCGTCTGTCCCAGGACACAGACAATCAAACCaaagtttttgttgttgtttcgaAGAGAAAGGAGGAG CAGAAGGTGGCAGAGTACCAGAAGACCCGGTTCTGCCGGCGGAACCTGACACCTGAACCGGAGCGTAGCTTCCACGTCGGGCTGCAGCTGTCCTCTGGAGGGCGACAGCGCTTCAACAAGCTGGTGTGGATCCACCACTCCTGCCACATCACATACAG ATCAACCGGAGAGACGGTGATCACTGCTTTCGACATGGACAAGATGTACACTCCTTTCTTCTTCGCTCGAGTGAAGAGCTACACCGCTGTCTCGGAGAGGCCCCTGTAG